From one Peredibacter starrii genomic stretch:
- a CDS encoding exodeoxyribonuclease VII small subunit gives METKNSTTLDFETSLKELEKIVRELESGDVNLDQSLKRFEQGIELYRKCRSTLENAEKKIKILSDSLKELEYKE, from the coding sequence ATGGAAACCAAAAACAGCACCACTTTGGACTTTGAGACCTCTTTAAAAGAGCTTGAGAAGATTGTCCGAGAATTAGAGTCGGGAGATGTGAACCTAGATCAAAGCTTGAAACGTTTTGAACAAGGAATCGAGCTTTATCGTAAATGTCGTTCGACCCTGGAAAATGCCGAGAAGAAAATTAAAATCCTGAGCGATAGTCTCAAAGAATTAGAATATAAAGAGTAA